Below is a genomic region from Streptomyces roseoviridis.
AAGGCCGAGACCGGCGACCCGGCGACCTCCCGCACCGCGGAACTGGTCGGCAAGGGCGTCCATGCCATCGGCAAGAAGGTCGTCGAGGAGGCCGCCGAGGTCTGGATGGCCGCCGAGTACGAGGGCAAGGAAGCCGCCGCCGAGGAGATCTCGCAGCTGCTGTACCACGTCCAGGTGATGATGGTCGCCCGCGGGATCTCCCTCGACGACGTCTACGCCCACCTCTGAGCACCACCCGCACACCCCCCGAACTCCTGAGGCAAAGGAAGCCCACCCCATGCTGCGCATCGCCGTCCCCAACAAGGGTTCTCTCTCCGGACCTGCGATGGAGATGCTCCATGAGGCGGGCTACCGGCAGCGCAAGGAGTCCAAGGAGCTCGTCACCGTCGACCCGGACAACGACGTGGAGTTCTTCTACCTCCGCCCGAAGGACATCGCGATCTACGTGGCGTCCGGCCGGCTCGACATCGGCATCACCGGCCGCGACCTGCTCCTGGACTCCGGCGCCAACGCCGAGGAGATCCTGCCGCTGAACTTCGGCCGCTCCACCTTCCGCTACGCCACCCGGCCCGGCACCGCGAGCGGCCCCGCCGACTTCCACGGGATGACGATCGCCACCTCCTACGAGGGCATCGTCGCCAAGCACCTCGCCGAGCAGGGCGTCGACGCCTCCGTCGTCCACCTCGACGGCGCCGTCGAGACCGCGATCCAGCTCGGCGTCGCCGAGATCATCGCCGACGTCGTCGAGACCGGCACCAGCCTGCGCAACGCCGGACTCGAGGTCATCGGCGAGCCGATCCTCACCTCCGAGGCCGTCGTCGTCCGGCGCACCGGCGCCCCCACCGACGACCCCAAGGTCCAGCAGTTCCTGCGCCGCCTCCAGGGCGTCCTGGTCGCCCGCAGCTACGTGATGATGGACTACGACTGCCGCGCCGAGCACCTGGAGCAGGCCGTCGCCCTCACCCCCGGCCTGGAGTCGCCCACCGTCTCGCCCCTCCACAACGAGGGCTGGGTCGCCGTCCGCGCCATGGTCCCCGCCAAGGAGGCGCAGAAGGTCATGGACGACCTGTACGAACTGGGTGCCCGGGCCATCCTCACCACGGCCATCCACGCCTGCCGCCTCTGACCCG
It encodes:
- a CDS encoding phosphoribosyl-ATP diphosphatase — protein: MANKTFEELFAELKLKAETGDPATSRTAELVGKGVHAIGKKVVEEAAEVWMAAEYEGKEAAAEEISQLLYHVQVMMVARGISLDDVYAHL
- the hisG gene encoding ATP phosphoribosyltransferase, with the translated sequence MLRIAVPNKGSLSGPAMEMLHEAGYRQRKESKELVTVDPDNDVEFFYLRPKDIAIYVASGRLDIGITGRDLLLDSGANAEEILPLNFGRSTFRYATRPGTASGPADFHGMTIATSYEGIVAKHLAEQGVDASVVHLDGAVETAIQLGVAEIIADVVETGTSLRNAGLEVIGEPILTSEAVVVRRTGAPTDDPKVQQFLRRLQGVLVARSYVMMDYDCRAEHLEQAVALTPGLESPTVSPLHNEGWVAVRAMVPAKEAQKVMDDLYELGARAILTTAIHACRL